In Oncorhynchus clarkii lewisi isolate Uvic-CL-2024 chromosome 16, UVic_Ocla_1.0, whole genome shotgun sequence, one genomic interval encodes:
- the LOC139368511 gene encoding hematopoietic progenitor cell antigen CD34-like isoform X2 has translation MAVSMRRMNGSWRGMALALVLFTLLLHNEVHCQDSIDTPYTSDAKDSPGAAPTDAPGAAPTDAPGAAPTDAPGAAPTDTPGAAPTYTPGAAPKDALGVAPTDATGTDATIEPQAPVDDKATTVTNSTADNTSGTSTPVPDQDTAFTSMVPDHDPLATGDTSGTTAGPGVDTQGTEATDDPGAPVVHQAPVFVLPTVECVDKEAVKDKDTVKVELSSETSCSVTKRIMEDSAWCTGDCNLKLFQEENSNTLVLTRSNGGVKDLSESLNSQDIKGQLGVVNAAPQWGKHSSTVLVSLLISGLLLAAALIGGYCLKKHCRHNAKGMRLAEDAYPVDEENQGNTLVSVAPLNTLETREKPANGDSQEAAKTQPPPTNGHSTANLADTEL, from the exons ATGAAGTTCACTGTCAAGATTCCATTGATACACCTTATACATCCGATGCCAAAGATTCCCCGGGTGCTGCACCCACAGACGCCCCAGGTGCTGCACCCACAGACGCCCCAGGTGCTGCACCCACAGACGCCCCGGGTGCTGCACCCACAGACACCCCGGGTGCTGCACCCACATACACCCCGGGGGCTGCACCCAAAGACGCCCTGGGTGTTGCACCCACAGATGCAACAG gTACTGATGCCACCATCGAACCCCAAGCCCCTGTAGACGACAAGGCCACTACTGTCACTAACTCCACAGCTGACAACACTTCTGGGACCAGTACTCCAGTACCAGACCAGGACACTGCCTTCACCTCCATGGTGCCAGATCATGACCCCTTAGCCACAGGTGACACCTCTGGCACCACAGCTGGACCTGGTGTCGACACACAGGGTACTGAAGCTACTGATGACCCAGGCGCACCTGTTGTGCATCAAGCCCCTGTTTTTGTTCTT CCCACTGTTGAGTGTGTGGACAAGGAGGCAGTGAAGGACAAAGACACAGTCAAGGTGGAGCTTTCTTCAGAAACTAGCTGT TCAGTGACCAAGAGAATCATGGAGGATTCAGCCTGGTGCACAGGAGACTGCAACCTTAAACTGTTCCAGGAGGAGAACTCTAACACACTGGTTTTGACACGCTCTAATG GTGGAGTCAAAGATTTGTCAGAGAGCCTGAACAGCCAAGACATCAAGGGCCAG CTGGGTGTGGTGAATGCAGCTCCTCAGTGGGGTAAACACTCTTCCACCGTGCTGGTGTCTCTGCTCATCAGTGGCCTGCTGCTGGCTGCTGCCCTCATCGGAGGCTACTGTCTGAAGAAACACTGCAGACACAACGCCAAGGGCATGAGGCTG GCTGAGGATGCGTACCCAGTGGATGAGGAGAACCAGGGGAACACCCTGGTGTCTGTGGCGCCTCTCAACACCCTTGAGACCCGGGAGAAGCCCGCTAACGGGGATTCCCAAGAGGCCGCCAAGACCCAGCCCCCTCCCACCAACGGCCACTCCACCGCCAACTTGGCAGACACAGAGCTGTGA
- the LOC139368511 gene encoding hematopoietic progenitor cell antigen CD34-like isoform X1 produces the protein MAVSMRRMNGSWRGMALALVLFTLLLHNEVHCQDSIDTPYTSDAKDSPGAAPTDAPGAAPTDAPGAAPTDAPGAAPTDTPGAAPTYTPGAAPKDALGVAPTDATGVAAHADDTQGTDATIEPQAPVDDKATTVTNSTADNTSGTSTPVPDQDTAFTSMVPDHDPLATGDTSGTTAGPGVDTQGTEATDDPGAPVVHQAPVFVLPTVECVDKEAVKDKDTVKVELSSETSCSVTKRIMEDSAWCTGDCNLKLFQEENSNTLVLTRSNGGVKDLSESLNSQDIKGQLGVVNAAPQWGKHSSTVLVSLLISGLLLAAALIGGYCLKKHCRHNAKGMRLAEDAYPVDEENQGNTLVSVAPLNTLETREKPANGDSQEAAKTQPPPTNGHSTANLADTEL, from the exons ATGAAGTTCACTGTCAAGATTCCATTGATACACCTTATACATCCGATGCCAAAGATTCCCCGGGTGCTGCACCCACAGACGCCCCAGGTGCTGCACCCACAGACGCCCCAGGTGCTGCACCCACAGACGCCCCGGGTGCTGCACCCACAGACACCCCGGGTGCTGCACCCACATACACCCCGGGGGCTGCACCCAAAGACGCCCTGGGTGTTGCACCCACAGATGCAACAG GAGTCGCAGCCCACGCAGACGACACTCAAG gTACTGATGCCACCATCGAACCCCAAGCCCCTGTAGACGACAAGGCCACTACTGTCACTAACTCCACAGCTGACAACACTTCTGGGACCAGTACTCCAGTACCAGACCAGGACACTGCCTTCACCTCCATGGTGCCAGATCATGACCCCTTAGCCACAGGTGACACCTCTGGCACCACAGCTGGACCTGGTGTCGACACACAGGGTACTGAAGCTACTGATGACCCAGGCGCACCTGTTGTGCATCAAGCCCCTGTTTTTGTTCTT CCCACTGTTGAGTGTGTGGACAAGGAGGCAGTGAAGGACAAAGACACAGTCAAGGTGGAGCTTTCTTCAGAAACTAGCTGT TCAGTGACCAAGAGAATCATGGAGGATTCAGCCTGGTGCACAGGAGACTGCAACCTTAAACTGTTCCAGGAGGAGAACTCTAACACACTGGTTTTGACACGCTCTAATG GTGGAGTCAAAGATTTGTCAGAGAGCCTGAACAGCCAAGACATCAAGGGCCAG CTGGGTGTGGTGAATGCAGCTCCTCAGTGGGGTAAACACTCTTCCACCGTGCTGGTGTCTCTGCTCATCAGTGGCCTGCTGCTGGCTGCTGCCCTCATCGGAGGCTACTGTCTGAAGAAACACTGCAGACACAACGCCAAGGGCATGAGGCTG GCTGAGGATGCGTACCCAGTGGATGAGGAGAACCAGGGGAACACCCTGGTGTCTGTGGCGCCTCTCAACACCCTTGAGACCCGGGAGAAGCCCGCTAACGGGGATTCCCAAGAGGCCGCCAAGACCCAGCCCCCTCCCACCAACGGCCACTCCACCGCCAACTTGGCAGACACAGAGCTGTGA